The window CGACAGCGGGGTGCACGAACTGAGGGAGCGTCAGGTCTTGTCGAGACTGGTCGAAGCAGTTGACATACGGGAGTTGATGTCAGGTCAGAATGCGACTGCTGAGGACAAAGGCACCTGGTGAGCCACGGAAAACCCTAAGACCCGAACACAATCGGAGCAAGATCCCTGTCGGACTTTGTGTGTTCCTGAGGACCGGTGGGTGCGGGGTACCAGAAGCGGTGGGGTGCGGGGCATCCGGCGCGAGGGTGCAGGACATCCGGAGCGCGAGACACGGGGCACCCGCCCCGGTCCTCTCCCGCGAGGCTCTCCCCGTCCGGTCAGCGCACCTGCGCGGCGAACGCCTCGTACGCCTGCTCGTCGAAGAGGACGAACCTGACCTCGGCCACCGCCGTCTCCGTGTCCCGCACCGTCCGGACCGCGATACGGGCGGCGTCGTCCATCGGCCATCCGTAGATGCCCGCGGAGACGGCCGGGAACGCGACGGTCCGCGCGCCCAGTTCACCGGCGACACGCAGCGACTCCCGGTAGCAGGAGGCCAGCAGCCCGGAGCGGTCCTCGCTCCGGCTGAACAC of the Streptomyces aurantiacus genome contains:
- a CDS encoding O-acetyl-ADP-ribose deacetylase, with the translated sequence MTAVELVLGDITRQSVDAIVNAANSSLLGGGGVDGAIHRRGGPEILAECRRLRAAQYGKGLRTGQAVATTAGRLDARWVIHTVGPVFSRSEDRSGLLASCYRESLRVAGELGARTVAFPAVSAGIYGWPMDDAARIAVRTVRDTETAVAEVRFVLFDEQAYEAFAAQVR